A window from Mauremys reevesii isolate NIE-2019 linkage group 9, ASM1616193v1, whole genome shotgun sequence encodes these proteins:
- the SLC25A5 gene encoding ADP/ATP translocase 2 — MADAALSFAKDFLAGGVAAAISKTAVAPIERVKLLLQVQHASKQIAADQQYKGIIDCVVRIPKEQGALSFWRGNLANVIRYFPTQALNFAFKDKYKQIFLGSVDKRTQFWRYFAGNLASGGAAGATSLCFVYPLDFARTRLAADVGKAGADREFKGLGDCLVKIFKSDGLKGLYQGFNVSVQGIIIYRAAYFGIYDTAKGMLPDPKNTHIVISWMIAQTVTAVAGLTSYPFDTVRRRMMMQSGRKAADIMYSGTIDCWRKIARDEGSKAFFKGAWSNVLRGMGGAFVLVLYDEIKKYT; from the exons ATGGCCGACGCCGCCCTGTCCTTCGCCAAGGATTTCCTGGCCGGGGGAGTGGCCGCTGCCATCTCCAAAACAGCCGTCGCCCCCATCGAGAGAGTGAAGCTGCTTCTGCAG GTGCAGCATGCAAGCAAGCAGATTGCAGCAGACCAGCAATACAAGGGCATCATTGACTGTGTTGTCCGTATCCCCAAAGAGCAGGGTGCCCTGTCCTTCTGGCGTGGCAACCTGGCTAATGTGATCAGATACTTCCCTACTCAGGCCCTCAACTTCGCTTTCAAAGACAAATACAAGCAGATCTTTCTGGGTAGTGTTGATAAAAGAACCCAGTTCTGGCGTTACTTTGCTGGTAACCTGGCATCTGGTGGTGCTGCTGGTGCTACATCTCTGTGTTTTGTGTACCCTCTTGACTTTGCCCGTACCCGTCTGGCAGCTGATGTGGGTAAAGCTGGAGCCGACAGAGAATTCAAGGGTCTTGGTGACTGCCTGGTCAAGATCTTCAAGTCTGATGGTCTTAAGGGCCTGTACCAAGGCTTCAATGTATCCGTTCAGGGTATCATTATCTACAGAGCTGCCTATTTTGGCATCTATGACACTGCAAAGG GAATGCTTCCTGACCCAAAGAACACCCACATCGTTATCAGCTGGATGATTGCTCAGACAGTTACTGCTGTTGCTGGTTTGACCTCCTATCCATTTGATACTGTCCGCCGTCGTATGATGATGCAGTCAGGGCGTAAAGCAG CTGACATCATGTACTCTGGTACAATTGACTGCTGGCGAAAAATTGCCCGTGATGAAGGGTCCAAGGCGTTCTTCAAGGGTGCATGGTCCAATGTACTCAGAGGAATGGGTGGTGCGTTTGTCTTAGTATTGTACGATGAAATCAAGAAGTACACTTAA